AAGGCCTACAGGTCTCCGACGATGAGTTTCAAGCGCTCAATATCAAACCCGGTAAGTTTCATGGCGATTGGAACTATACGCTTCTTCCTCGCTCTTAATCGGTAACTTAATTCTTGCCCATGCCTTATTATTGCGAGGGTTATCCTCCCCTTCATTCCACGCATTCGTCGGCTCGATTCCTAACGTCTCTGTGATGATCTTATGATGGCCTTTGCCTATTATTCTTAGGTAAGCATACTCTCTTCTTGTGAACGGTGGTGATGCCATGAGGATTCCTTAACAGATACCGTTCCTCAGTCGCGACCCAGTCATGTCTTTTCACGGTTATTTCAAACTGCTTCGAGCCTAACTACTGATGAACCACTTTTATCCCCTCTACTAATAGATGGTCCCATCTATTAGTAGATGCTTCCATATATATGTAGATGCCTCGGCTCCTATCTATTAGTAGATGTTTGCTCTTTTTTAGTCCCATCTATTAGTAGATGGCTGCCCCGCCTGTCAGCCGTGACATTAGCAACGATCCTCTCCGTAAGCCTTAATGCTACGACCTGTCTATAGGTCAGTTTCCAGACGACTTCCCTGAGATCCCACTGCCCGCCTGCTGCTTTCACCCGGTGCCGCACCTCGCGCTCCTGCGCCCCCACCCGAATCGCTACCAGAGTCTCTGCCGGCCACTTGGGCGATGGCGGCTCCCACGCACTCTTGTCAATAATCAATTCCACGGTCTTCCAGCGCTCTTTCGCTGCCTCGTCGTATCGGTACCGAACGCACACGAGTCGTTCTCCATACTGTTCTTGCAGCTCCTTAGCACCATCCTGATCCGGATGCAATGTTAATCGAGTGCGCATCATGCATTGGAAAATTAGGGAACGTTGCAGGGAAATTCGGGTGATACAAAGCCTAGGCGTCAAAGAGCGGTGTAGGGCACGTACCACGGCACGGCTCTATACCTTTGTCCAACCTGGGCATTCGTGTACGGGTGAAACCCATCGAATCGTTTCAACCCCAAGTTTTTGGCTTCCCCCACGGGGCAGGGTGGTAGTGACCACCAGATCGCTGGTGGCATTATCACTGCTGGTGGCGGCGTGCCGCTCTATAAAGATGGCAAGATTATCGGTGGCCTCGGGATCAGTGGCGACACTCCCTGTACGGACCATGAAATCGCCAAACGCGTCCGAGAGCTCGCCGACATGAATCCCACTGGCGGCAGTCGTGCAGGGGCTCCTACTTCCCGTCCACAGAGAAGGCCAAAAGTACATTACCAGCCATCCCACCCTGCTGGCCGTAGCCGGAATTGGTATAGAGTATTCCGCCAACGATAGTCGGCCCAGAATTATCAAATGACCCGCCGTTGGCTTTGACGCCGTTGATGGTCTTATATTCCTGCGCAGCATCATGATCCCAAATGACTTTTCCATCCTTGGTCGAGTACGCACGCAAATGACTATCAACCGAGCCAGAAAACACGACATCCGGAATGGCCGAGATTGCCGCTGACTGCGCCGGGCTACAATTCTTCCGATCACCGCACCCTGGTGGCAGCACTGACCAGACTTTCTCCCCAGTCTCTAGGCGATAAGCATGGATTCCGCCGCCAACACTGGCATCAAGCGTAGGCACCTTCCCAGCTTGGGGATCATCTTTGATCTGAATCCCCATATCTGAGATTGCCACATACATCATCTCATTATCAGCCGCCGGTCCCCACTGAATACCGCCAACCAGACCACCTTTCCCTGCCCGTTGCTCCCACAGCCGTTTCCCCTTTTGGTCAGGATCGATCGCGTAGACCATCCCCGATTTTTGTCCAGCGACAAGGACACGTTTCCCATTCGGGAGTTTCTGCAAAATCGATGAGGAGCCGAAATCAAGATCCGGCCCTCTGGCTTGCGGACAATTTGTTTCATCCTCGGTACCACAGGCCACATTCCATGCGTCGTTGGCAAGAAACTGCTCAGCCCAAAGAAATCTTCCAGTCTTCATATCAAAGGCAACAATCGCATCACTGGTGTTCGTCGCCGGGTCTGAATAATTATCTCCAGTTGTGACATAAATCCGCCCAGCTTCAGGGTCTAATGTCGGCGACGACCAGATTGATGCTCCTGCCGGTCCGTAGAGTTGCACTCCAATTTTGTTCTTGCGGGTTGGTTTCGCCTTTTCTTGGATGGTGTACGTCTTCCAGGTTTGCCTTCCAGTTGCCGCATCCAGTGCTACCAACGTGCCACGGAAGGTGCAGCACGAATACTTGGGATCAGAACCAGAAACCTCCTCAAGCGAGGTCACAGGAACATATAAACGACCGTCGTGAAACTTCGGCGACCCAGTGATGCGTGCAATAGGATGTGACTCGACTTTCGTTTTCCAAATTTCCTCTCCAGTCCGTGCACCTAACGCATGAGCAGTCGCCGATAGATCGCCGAAGTAGAGAGCATAGCGTGGTGGATTTGAGTTCGGCAGACGAGCAATGGTAACCGCCGAACGAATGCCGGTCGGATGTTTTACCGCCCAGTACACACAACCAGTCGCTGCATCAAGGGAATACACTTGTCCGCGCAGCGTACCAACGAACACGCGACCTCCAACCACGGTCGGTTGCGATGCAACCGTCCCAGCTGGATAACCAAAGGCCCATTTGACCTTGAGGTTCGGTACCTGGTCCACAGTCAAGCCAGCTTTTTCGGCAGTCTGGGCGCGGGTGTTCGCGAGACTCGCTCCCCAACCATTCCACTGTGGCGCGCGCTCATCGACGGTAAATTCTCCGGGAGCTTGCGGACACATGTTATTCAAGGTGGCTTGCATTTGTGCCGCCCCAAGCTGTTTGCCGGTGACAAACTCAGCGACCGCTTTGCGTTCAGCATCAGGCATCCCCCAGCCGACGAACAGCATGACGCCAGTTTCCAACGAATCAACAATGTCCTCGGGGTTCTTCTGCTTGAGTACAGGCAGTTGCGGAGCGCGCGGCACGTTAGCACTATGGCAAGAGGCACAACGCTGCTCGTATATTTTCGCTCCGTCTGGGGCAGTGACTGCGTGCGGAGATGCGGCAGGGGCGGCCCAGCTTTGCGAACAATATCCCAGCACCAAGCTGGCACAGAGGAATATAAAAGAGGGCAACATACCACTCGGACACTTATCCCTCGCCCCCTTCGGGCATGTTATTCTGAACGCAGTGAAGAACCTCTCTGAGAGACCCTTCGTTTCACTCAGGGTGACAAATTTCTTACACCCACCGTGTATTACCGTTTCACTGAACGCTCCATTGCCCAACATCGCTCTCCCTTTCCCTTCAAGTCCCCGTATGCTGCCCCGGTGTCAGCGTCGTCAACGCAAGCGCATGAATCTCACGCTGCATCTCGTTCACGAGCGCGGCATACACTAAACGATGACGCGCAACGAGAGGTTTTCCCTCAAACAGCGCGGACACTATCGTTACCCGATAGTGTCCGCCACCTGACGCCGCCCCAGCATGTCCAGCATGCTGGGCACTTTCGTCCTCAACATCTACAACCGTCGCGGCTAAGTCGCGCTGAAGAATCGCAGTAATCTTTTCTGCGGTAGTCATTTTTTTCCTTGCGCAGAGGGAAATATCGGTGCACGTCGCTCCTGCACTGCCCGTGCCCCTTCTTTCAGATCATCACCAAAGAAGCCGAGCATCTCCAACGCAAGCGAATAGTCAAATGACGTATGCGCCGCTGCCCGTAGCCATTGGTTGAGCGACTGTTTTGTCCAACGAATAGCGGTCTGCGAACCAGCGGAGAGCTTCTTGGCCACATCCATCGCCTTCGGCATCAATTGGTCCGGCGCTACACACATGCTCACTAAACCGATGCGCTCAGCTTCCTTGGCATCGAGCACATCGCACGTCAACAAATAATATTTCGCCTTGGCCATGCCGACGAGGAGAGGCCAAATCACCGCGCCATGATCACCAGCCGCGACACCTAACCGCGTGTGACCATCAGTGAACTTGGCATTTTCGGATGCGATACTGATGTCCGCCAGTAGAGCGACTGCGAGACCGGCGCCGACAGCGACGCCATTGATGGCAGAGATAATTGGCTTGTCGCAGTTGATCATATTATGCACGATGTCGCGCGCTTCTTTCATGGTCGCTGCCACCGCATCGAGCCCTGTCTGCATTTTGTTGAGCACCTCAAAATCACCACCGGCAGAAAAGGCACGGCCAGCACCAGTAATCACCGCCACCCGCGTTTCGTCATCGTCAGCGATGTCCAACCAGATTTTGCTCAGTTCCCAGTGCAAACGTGCGTTCGTGGAATTGAGCGTCTCCGGACGGTTAATCGTCAGTAAGGCGATACCATCTTTCTTTTCGACAAGGATATGTTGATAGGAACTATAATCCATACGTCAGCCCTCCTCCTGGCGTGGTTATCATGTTCGTTGTGAGGTCGTCTAGGTTGTTGGTCGACGCACGGGTTTGTGCTACGTTCCTGAGCCATGAAACAGAATTCATCGCTCATTACGGCCACGTGGATTGGCTTGAATCTGCTGCCCCTCATTCTCACGGTTGTCTTGTGTCTACTCTCTCAAAGTTGGGGCTGGAGTTTGGTGTTTATCCTGATCTATGTCGCGGCAATCGTCCCCTATGGGTTCTTTGTCGCGTTCCCTTTCATGGTGAAATTCTTCGATCATGCTCCGAATACGGGAACGAAGTAATTCGTGCTCACTCTTTCGCCATTGCCTCATTTCTCTGCGAATAGCTACCACCGATTGTCCCTGTCATTCTGAACGAAGTGAAGAATCTCTCTTAAGATGCTCAAGAGAGATGTTTCGCGACGCTCAACATAACAGTACGGCGATCGCCATGCAGATAAGCGTTTAGTGCGCCTCGGCCCAGTTCTGGCCAACGCCGACATCCACGCGCAGGGGGACATGCAGGGGCATGACTCCCTCCATGACTTCGCGTACCAGTTGCTCGATTTTTTTGACTTCCTTTTCTGGTACTTCAAATAACAGCTCGTCATGGACTTGCAGGAGCATACGCGTCTTGAATTTTTCGCTTCTCAGGCGGAGATCGATAGCAACCATCGCCATCTTGATGAGGTCAGCCGCGGTTCCTTGAATGGGAGTGTTGATAGCAGCACGCTCGGCAGCAGCCACCAGTGGTGGATTCTTGCTCAGCAAGTCTGGCACATAGCGGCGACGACCAAAAAGCGTAGATACATATCCCCGTGCTCGTCCCTCAACCAAGATGCTATCCATATACCCCTTGATGCGCTGATAACGGGCGAAATACTGCGTAATGTACTCCTGCGCAGTTTTGGTGGGAATGTCGAGCGACCGCCCCAATCGCAACGCGCCCATGCCGTAAATAATCCCGAAGTTAATCGTCTTGGCCTGACGGCGTTGGTCACCAGACACCTGATCTACAGGAACCTGAAACAGTTCAGATGCGGTGCGCGCATGCACATCCTGATCTTTCTGGAACGACTCCATTAACAGTGGGTCGTCACTTAAATGGGCAAGCAAGCGCAGCTCAATTTGTGAGTAATCGGCTGATAACAACACGTGCCCTGGCTCAGCGATGAACGCCTCACGAATGCGCCGCCCTTCTTCACTGCGGATCGGGATGTTTTGCAGATTGGGATTGCTGGAGGACAAGCGACCCGTCGCTGTCACAGTTTGATTGAAAGATGTATGAACGCGACCAGTTTTGGTATGAATCAGCTTCGGCAAGGCATCGACGTAGGTACTCTGCAATTTGGCAAAGCCACGATAGTCGAGAATCTTCGCCGGCAGTGGGTACTTTTCCGCTAGAGACTCCAGCACTGAAGAGTCGGTTGAAGAGCCAGTCGACGTCTTTTTCCCACGTGGCAGGCCAAGTTTATCAAACAGAATGGTCTGCAATTGTTTCGGCGAGGCAATGTTGAATTGCTCACCTGCCATCTCATAAATTTCGCCTTCGAGCTGCTTGAGATGTTGACCAAACTCTCCTGACAACGAGGTAAGGAATTGCTTATCAATGCGAATCCCTGCCAGTTCCATCTTGCCCAGCACTAAGGCAAGCGGAACTTCGATGTCGGTAAAGAGCGATTGCATCCCCTGCTCTTCGACCTGGGGAAACAACCGGTGCGCTAATCGCAGAGTAATGTCAGCATCTTCACCAGAGTAACGCGTCGCCTCCTCGACTGAGACATCGGCAAAATTCTTCTTGCCTTTGTCAGTCACTTCTTCGTAGGTGACCATCTTGTACTGCAAATGCTCCCAGGCGAGATCGTTCAAGTTGTGCCGTCGGCTGGGGTTAATGAGATACGACGCCAGCATGGTGTCACCAGCAACCTGCTGCGGCCATAACTGGTATTGTGCCAGGACCATCGCATCATACTTTGTGTTCTGGCCGATCAACGATAGCGAAGAATCCTCAAAGAGCGAGGTGAGCACTGGCAGCACTTGCTCAAGCGTGAGCTGCGGCGCGGCATCGAGCGTGTGATGGCCAACCGGAATGTACCACGCTTTGCCTTCTTCGATTGCCAGCGAAATGCCGACCAATTCGGCATCAAGTGGATTAAGCGACGTGGTTTCGGTATCCAAACAAAAAGTTTTGGCTTTGCGAATCGCACGAACGACTTTTTCTAATTGTTGTGGCGTACGGACTGTTTCATGCTCACCGGTTTGAGCAGGAGCTTCATTGGAAGGAGGATCATCCCACGGTGATGCAAGTTCAGCCTGAAAGCGGCGAAACTCGAATTCTTTGAACAAGGCTTTTAGTTGGCTCTTATCTGGCTCTTCTTTGACTAACGTGGCAACGTCCACCGTAACAGGAACATCTTCATGGAGCGTTGCCAACGTTTTCGATACCCGTGCCAATTCTACATTCGCACGAATCTTCTCACCGAGTTTACCAGGAATTTCGTCGGCATGGCTCAACAAATTCTCCAGGTCATGCCACTCTTGAATCAGCTTGATCGCGGTTTTTTCTCCGACTCCAGGAATGCCAGGAATATTATCAGTGGAATCGCCCATCAACCCTTGCACTTCAACCACCCGTGCAGGTTCGACACCAAATTTCGCGCGGACCTCTGGAATACCGACGCGTTCCCCTTTCATGGTATCGAGCATCGAAACATGTTCAGAAACAAGCTGCATCAGGTCTTTATCGCCAGAGACAATAACGACCTCAGCGCCTTCTTTTTCCCAGCGACGCGTTAACGTGGCAATGATGTCATCCGCTTCGTAGCCTTGCAGTTCGAGCACCGGAATGCGGTAAGCCTGGACAAGTTCCTTGATCCGTGGGATTTGCGGACGTAACGTTTCGGGCATCGAGAGGCGATTGGCTTTGTAATCCTTGTAGAGTTCGTGACGAAAGTTCTTGCCTTTGGCATCGAAAACGACTGCGAGGTATTCAGGCGTATATTCCTGCAGCAGCCGCTGCAACATGTTGACGAAGCCAAAGATGGCGTTCGTCGGTACGCCTTGCGAGGTTTGCAGCTCGCGCACGGCATAAAACGCGCGATAGATGTATGCCTGCCCGTCAACTAGATAGATCGTCTTATTCTTGAGTGTTGTCACCCGGCAAATGTGGCAGGGGCCACTGGGAACGTCAAGGAGAGAGAAGAAGTCTGAGGGTCTGGAAGTCTAGAGTCGAAAACAGGAAAAGAGAAAGGACCATACAGGAAGGAAGCAACCCTTTCGCTGCTTATGGTTTGTGTCTCCAA
This portion of the Deltaproteobacteria bacterium genome encodes:
- a CDS encoding BolA family transcriptional regulator, encoding MTTAEKITAILQRDLAATVVDVEDESAQHAGHAGAASGGGHYRVTIVSALFEGKPLVARHRLVYAALVNEMQREIHALALTTLTPGQHTGT
- a CDS encoding enoyl-CoA hydratase/isomerase family protein; translation: MDYSSYQHILVEKKDGIALLTINRPETLNSTNARLHWELSKIWLDIADDDETRVAVITGAGRAFSAGGDFEVLNKMQTGLDAVAATMKEARDIVHNMINCDKPIISAINGVAVGAGLAVALLADISIASENAKFTDGHTRLGVAAGDHGAVIWPLLVGMAKAKYYLLTCDVLDAKEAERIGLVSMCVAPDQLMPKAMDVAKKLSAGSQTAIRWTKQSLNQWLRAAAHTSFDYSLALEMLGFFGDDLKEGARAVQERRAPIFPSAQGKK
- a CDS encoding cytochrome C oxidase Cbb3, whose protein sequence is MLPSFIFLCASLVLGYCSQSWAAPAASPHAVTAPDGAKIYEQRCASCHSANVPRAPQLPVLKQKNPEDIVDSLETGVMLFVGWGMPDAERKAVAEFVTGKQLGAAQMQATLNNMCPQAPGEFTVDERAPQWNGWGASLANTRAQTAEKAGLTVDQVPNLKVKWAFGYPAGTVASQPTVVGGRVFVGTLRGQVYSLDAATGCVYWAVKHPTGIRSAVTIARLPNSNPPRYALYFGDLSATAHALGARTGEEIWKTKVESHPIARITGSPKFHDGRLYVPVTSLEEVSGSDPKYSCCTFRGTLVALDAATGRQTWKTYTIQEKAKPTRKNKIGVQLYGPAGASIWSSPTLDPEAGRIYVTTGDNYSDPATNTSDAIVAFDMKTGRFLWAEQFLANDAWNVACGTEDETNCPQARGPDLDFGSSSILQKLPNGKRVLVAGQKSGMVYAIDPDQKGKRLWEQRAGKGGLVGGIQWGPAADNEMMYVAISDMGIQIKDDPQAGKVPTLDASVGGGIHAYRLETGEKVWSVLPPGCGDRKNCSPAQSAAISAIPDVVFSGSVDSHLRAYSTKDGKVIWDHDAAQEYKTINGVKANGGSFDNSGPTIVGGILYTNSGYGQQGGMAGNVLLAFSVDGK
- the polA gene encoding DNA polymerase I produces the protein MTTLKNKTIYLVDGQAYIYRAFYAVRELQTSQGVPTNAIFGFVNMLQRLLQEYTPEYLAVVFDAKGKNFRHELYKDYKANRLSMPETLRPQIPRIKELVQAYRIPVLELQGYEADDIIATLTRRWEKEGAEVVIVSGDKDLMQLVSEHVSMLDTMKGERVGIPEVRAKFGVEPARVVEVQGLMGDSTDNIPGIPGVGEKTAIKLIQEWHDLENLLSHADEIPGKLGEKIRANVELARVSKTLATLHEDVPVTVDVATLVKEEPDKSQLKALFKEFEFRRFQAELASPWDDPPSNEAPAQTGEHETVRTPQQLEKVVRAIRKAKTFCLDTETTSLNPLDAELVGISLAIEEGKAWYIPVGHHTLDAAPQLTLEQVLPVLTSLFEDSSLSLIGQNTKYDAMVLAQYQLWPQQVAGDTMLASYLINPSRRHNLNDLAWEHLQYKMVTYEEVTDKGKKNFADVSVEEATRYSGEDADITLRLAHRLFPQVEEQGMQSLFTDIEVPLALVLGKMELAGIRIDKQFLTSLSGEFGQHLKQLEGEIYEMAGEQFNIASPKQLQTILFDKLGLPRGKKTSTGSSTDSSVLESLAEKYPLPAKILDYRGFAKLQSTYVDALPKLIHTKTGRVHTSFNQTVTATGRLSSSNPNLQNIPIRSEEGRRIREAFIAEPGHVLLSADYSQIELRLLAHLSDDPLLMESFQKDQDVHARTASELFQVPVDQVSGDQRRQAKTINFGIIYGMGALRLGRSLDIPTKTAQEYITQYFARYQRIKGYMDSILVEGRARGYVSTLFGRRRYVPDLLSKNPPLVAAAERAAINTPIQGTAADLIKMAMVAIDLRLRSEKFKTRMLLQVHDELLFEVPEKEVKKIEQLVREVMEGVMPLHVPLRVDVGVGQNWAEAH